The Branchiostoma floridae strain S238N-H82 chromosome 17, Bfl_VNyyK, whole genome shotgun sequence genome has a window encoding:
- the LOC118404108 gene encoding splicing factor 3B subunit 6-like: protein MAMQAARKANVRLPPEVNRILYVRNLPYKITAEEMYDIFGKYGAIRQIRMGNTPETKGTAYVVYEDIFDAKNACDHLSGFNVCNRYLVVLYYQPNRAFKKVDQKKKEEELSKLKAKYGVGGDAARTEAK, encoded by the exons ATGGCGATGCAAGCAGCGAGAAAGGCGAAT GTTCGGTTGCCGCCAGAGGTGAACCGAATCCTCTACGTGCGGAACCTTCCCTACAAGATCACAGCAGAGGAGATGTACGACATCTTCGGCAAGTACGGCGCCATCAGACAGATCCGAAT gggtAACACACCAGAGACAAAGGGCACAGCATATGTTGTCTATGAAGACATCTTTGATGCGAAGAATGCCTGCGACCATCTCTCAGGGTTTAACGTGTGCAACAGATATCTGGTGGTACTTTACTACCAACCCAACAGG GCATTTAAGAAGGTCGACCAGAAGAAGAAGGAGGAGGAACTCTCCAAGCTCAAGGCCAAGTATGGAGTCGGGGGAGACGCAGCAAGAACGGAGGCTAAATAG